One window of Psychrobacillus sp. FSL H8-0483 genomic DNA carries:
- a CDS encoding YolD-like family protein: MANFEEDWNRLDLSQVRDRGSKKWVAMMLPEHVKMLRDYNEEIKKVARPDLNEFDYEAIQEQIELAMKRNVEIKIKRWKEGEFLYNRGTIQWIDLTKRTIEVEDPFRCFELKIDEIVDVTILE; this comes from the coding sequence ATGGCTAACTTCGAGGAAGATTGGAACCGACTAGATTTATCTCAAGTGCGTGACAGAGGGTCGAAAAAATGGGTAGCCATGATGCTGCCAGAGCATGTGAAAATGCTTCGAGACTACAATGAAGAGATAAAGAAAGTAGCACGTCCCGATTTAAATGAGTTTGACTACGAAGCAATTCAAGAGCAAATCGAACTTGCGATGAAAAGAAATGTGGAAATCAAAATCAAACGATGGAAAGAAGGCGAATTTCTGTATAACCGAGGCACTATCCAATGGATTGATTTAACTAAACGAACAATTGAAGTGGAAGATCCATTCCGTTGCTTTGAATTAAAAATAGATGAAATTGTAGATGTGACTATATTAGAATGA